A window of Pedobacter lusitanus contains these coding sequences:
- a CDS encoding FecR family protein encodes MSYQEYTTADFVNDESFTCYVKASDVQAVLFWEKWIHDHPSCLEKVNEAKEIIELLSLGKDPLKEQFYESLKNRIENTIATQQTAYQPVIKKRLSFFRIAAIITGLVIGAGLLFYVTKKPENNILLTISAPYGQTKTLLLPDSSTVILNANSSVKYPEKWDKQNREVWLSGEAHFQIRHIEEKNQSPVPFTVHANLTDVNVLGTVFNVDSHTDSTQVTLISGKVALRLKNQSLTLSPGEYAICKKGETVYRKKADHLERLTSWTDGRYVFKNTSLSVVCNKLSAYYGKKYMIRDKSITDKEISGTLELKNEAVLIQTLAALLNTTVKENGKEVYIGN; translated from the coding sequence TTAAAGCATCTGATGTGCAGGCAGTTTTATTCTGGGAAAAATGGATTCATGACCATCCATCTTGCCTGGAAAAAGTCAATGAAGCAAAAGAAATCATTGAGCTGCTTTCTTTAGGGAAAGATCCTTTAAAGGAACAGTTTTACGAGAGTCTTAAAAACAGAATAGAAAACACAATTGCCACGCAGCAAACAGCCTATCAGCCGGTTATTAAAAAAAGACTCTCTTTTTTCAGGATAGCAGCTATTATTACAGGCCTGGTTATTGGTGCGGGGCTGCTATTTTATGTCACAAAGAAGCCCGAAAATAATATTTTACTGACCATTTCAGCTCCTTACGGTCAGACAAAAACGCTTTTATTACCTGATAGTTCGACGGTAATCCTCAATGCAAACAGCTCGGTAAAGTATCCGGAAAAATGGGATAAGCAAAACAGAGAGGTCTGGTTAAGCGGTGAAGCTCATTTTCAGATCAGACATATTGAAGAGAAAAATCAATCGCCGGTTCCCTTTACGGTACATGCCAATCTCACAGATGTGAATGTTTTAGGCACCGTGTTTAATGTAGACAGCCATACGGACAGTACACAGGTTACCCTGATAAGCGGAAAAGTAGCATTAAGACTAAAAAATCAATCACTAACCCTGTCTCCGGGCGAATATGCCATTTGTAAAAAAGGAGAAACTGTTTACAGAAAAAAGGCTGATCATCTGGAAAGACTGACATCGTGGACAGACGGAAGATATGTATTCAAAAACACCTCACTATCAGTAGTATGCAATAAACTATCAGCATATTACGGCAAAAAATACATGATCAGGGACAAATCAATCACTGATAAAGAAATTTCCGGTACGCTGGAACTTAAAAATGAAGCTGTTTTAATTCAGACGCTGGCAGCCTTGCTGAATACTACAGTAAAAGAGAATGGCAAGGAAGTTTATATCGGGAATTAA
- a CDS encoding TonB-dependent receptor plug domain-containing protein, with amino-acid sequence MARKFISGINLYLAGIILFTLLHIFSEDTFGQHQVVNTNQTLGSELDFLSGRYKVSFVYESGLISEVKLTGYKRPQQADLDLTLTRLLTPLNLSFKQISGSQYIIKAGVIQKKKELKPVTLSLEEVAILGSHASMPRTKLQTALPVDIFNQHTIAQTGQLELAQMLHYSSSSFNSSKYGINNVASYAEQSTLRGLGPDQLLVLINGKRRHNIAVLNLNNTIGKGTAGTDLSAIPSAMIERIEILRDGAAAQYGSDAIAGIINIVLKKDKGGFYTTQLGQTSKGDGTYTQHSLGYGFPLATGKGFIDVSMNYQYEQTTNRARTYNGLVYRAVSDTSALSSVDFPAPADKVSENKRRDDLLVSEKRFNRNQARYGDAEVKNIALWFNMETPVNPNWKFYSFGGYSRRRAITFGFYRFPNFYPASSVLFPEGYLPEFPAVLSNISLAAGIKKTSPTQWNMDFSAVYGFNQLKSEAVNTVNASMSASSPLAFKAGGTILQQGILNLDFSKKLAPGINFAAGAESRLENYRIIAGDEFSYLDANPAGTPPALLKLPGTNGRPGFQPEERLTKYRANLGVYAEANIDILTSTLLSAAARYERYSDFGANLSGKIAVRHKLSDQLSVRSSISRNFRAPSLQQVYYEQQQFQFFQKNGQSGVYLVQHFRNDSPVLQQLGVPKLKPETSFNLSAGIAGSVNSWLSFSADFYYIPIRNRIVVSGRLDSSVTALKPVLASAGVTDMQFFINALNTYTKGLELTANYTTVTGSQQSLTINGTASFSQTRVKMRIANLPLSGGGNIPGSSLLPRIDIGIIEKAQPNNKMIISCIYQLNAFNFLLRNTWFGQVAAWENDPVFDQTFGDKVVTDLQCSWQLNKKLSFTAGCNNLFNIYPDEIKEINALNTNLSFGGQIPYSRTANQFGFNGMSYYTSLRLKF; translated from the coding sequence ATGGCAAGGAAGTTTATATCGGGAATTAATCTGTACCTGGCAGGAATTATCCTGTTTACACTCCTTCATATTTTCAGTGAAGATACGTTTGGACAGCACCAGGTTGTAAATACTAATCAGACGCTGGGCAGTGAACTTGATTTTCTTTCCGGCAGGTATAAGGTTAGTTTTGTTTATGAATCCGGTTTAATCAGTGAAGTAAAGCTAACCGGGTATAAGCGTCCTCAACAGGCCGACCTGGATCTGACTCTAACCCGTTTATTAACTCCGTTAAATCTGTCTTTCAAACAGATTTCCGGCAGCCAGTATATCATCAAAGCCGGGGTCATCCAGAAAAAAAAGGAGCTAAAACCTGTAACACTGAGCCTGGAAGAGGTGGCAATTTTAGGTTCTCATGCCAGTATGCCACGCACTAAACTGCAAACTGCTTTACCTGTAGATATTTTCAATCAGCATACCATTGCACAGACCGGTCAGCTGGAACTGGCTCAGATGCTGCATTACAGTTCTTCCTCTTTCAATTCTTCCAAATATGGCATTAACAATGTAGCTTCTTATGCCGAGCAGTCAACTCTGCGCGGGCTTGGCCCTGATCAGCTTCTGGTACTGATTAATGGTAAAAGGAGACATAATATTGCTGTACTGAATCTGAACAATACGATTGGCAAAGGTACCGCAGGAACAGACTTAAGTGCCATTCCATCGGCCATGATTGAAAGAATAGAAATTTTAAGGGATGGCGCAGCAGCACAATACGGATCGGACGCTATCGCAGGTATTATTAATATTGTATTAAAAAAAGACAAGGGAGGTTTTTATACCACTCAGCTTGGCCAGACCTCCAAAGGAGATGGAACTTATACGCAGCATAGTTTAGGTTATGGTTTTCCACTGGCTACGGGCAAGGGATTTATAGATGTCTCGATGAATTATCAGTACGAGCAGACTACTAACCGCGCAAGAACTTATAACGGATTAGTTTACAGGGCAGTTAGTGATACCTCGGCACTGAGCTCTGTTGATTTTCCGGCACCGGCCGATAAAGTCAGTGAGAATAAACGCAGAGATGATTTACTGGTCAGCGAAAAGAGATTCAACCGTAACCAGGCCCGCTATGGTGATGCAGAAGTCAAAAATATAGCACTTTGGTTTAATATGGAAACGCCGGTAAATCCCAACTGGAAGTTTTATTCATTTGGGGGTTATTCCAGAAGAAGAGCAATAACCTTCGGATTTTATCGCTTTCCAAACTTCTATCCTGCCTCATCCGTACTTTTTCCGGAGGGTTATTTACCCGAATTTCCGGCAGTTTTATCAAATATATCCTTAGCTGCGGGTATAAAAAAAACCAGCCCAACGCAATGGAACATGGATTTCAGTGCTGTTTACGGTTTTAATCAGCTAAAGAGTGAAGCTGTCAATACCGTTAATGCTTCTATGAGTGCATCTTCTCCTTTAGCCTTTAAAGCCGGTGGTACAATTTTACAACAAGGGATTTTGAATCTTGATTTTTCAAAGAAACTGGCACCTGGAATAAATTTCGCTGCAGGGGCAGAATCCCGTCTGGAAAATTACCGGATTATTGCCGGAGATGAGTTTTCTTATCTGGATGCCAACCCGGCAGGAACTCCTCCTGCCCTGCTCAAATTACCAGGAACTAACGGAAGACCTGGCTTTCAGCCCGAAGAGAGGTTAACCAAATACCGGGCTAACCTGGGAGTATATGCCGAAGCAAATATTGATATACTGACCAGTACACTGCTTTCTGCCGCTGCAAGATATGAGCGTTACAGCGATTTTGGTGCAAACCTGTCGGGAAAAATTGCTGTCAGACATAAATTAAGCGATCAGCTCTCTGTCAGAAGCTCCATAAGCCGGAATTTCAGAGCTCCATCCTTACAACAGGTTTATTATGAACAGCAGCAATTCCAGTTCTTCCAGAAAAACGGCCAGTCTGGTGTTTATCTGGTACAGCATTTCCGTAATGACAGCCCTGTATTACAGCAACTTGGGGTACCTAAACTTAAACCAGAAACTTCTTTTAATCTGAGCGCCGGGATTGCCGGGAGCGTGAATTCATGGTTATCTTTTTCTGCAGACTTCTACTATATCCCTATCCGTAACCGGATTGTTGTTTCCGGAAGACTGGACAGCTCTGTTACCGCTTTGAAACCTGTACTGGCCAGTGCTGGCGTTACAGATATGCAGTTTTTCATTAATGCCTTAAATACTTATACCAAAGGACTTGAACTCACAGCCAATTACACGACCGTTACGGGCAGCCAACAGTCACTGACAATTAACGGAACTGCTTCTTTCAGTCAGACCAGGGTGAAGATGAGAATAGCGAATCTGCCACTTTCCGGTGGTGGAAATATCCCTGGCAGCAGTTTACTTCCGCGTATAGATATTGGTATTATTGAAAAAGCCCAGCCCAACAATAAAATGATCATTTCCTGTATATATCAGCTAAATGCTTTCAATTTCCTGCTGCGCAATACCTGGTTCGGACAGGTAGCTGCATGGGAAAATGATCCGGTCTTTGATCAGACTTTTGGGGATAAAGTAGTTACGGATTTGCAGTGTTCGTGGCAGCTGAACAAAAAACTGAGCTTTACTGCCGGCTGCAATAATCTCTTTAACATTTATCCTGATGAGATTAAGGAGATCAATGCCCTAAACACCAATTTATCTTTTGGCGGTCAGATTCCTTATAGCCGGACAGCTAACCAGTTCGGATTCAACGGGATGTCTTATTATACCAGCCTGCGTCTAAAATTTTAG